One Xenopus tropicalis strain Nigerian chromosome 8, UCB_Xtro_10.0, whole genome shotgun sequence genomic window carries:
- the grem1 gene encoding gremlin-1 precursor — MNCLVYALGSLFLLSGLLLPSSEGKKKVSGSQGAIPPPDKGQPNDSEQGQTQPGGRGRVKGKGQALAAEEVLESSQEALHITERKYLKRDWCKTQPLKQTIHEDGCNSRTIINRFCYGQCNSFYIPRHIRREEGSFQSCSFCKPKKFTTMVVTLNCPELQPPTKKKRITRVKQCRCISIDLD, encoded by the coding sequence ATGAACTGTCTCGTTTATGCTCTAGGATCCCTTTTCCTTCTGAGTGGGCTCCTCCTCCCCAGCTCTGAAGGGAAGAAGAAGGTTAGTGGATCACAGGGAGCCATTCCTCCCCCTGACAAAGGGCAGCCCAATGACTCTGAACAAGGTCAAACACAGCCAGGAGGCCGGGGCCGAGTTAAAGGGAAGGGACAAGCACTAGCAGCTGAAGAAGTGCTCGAGTCCAGTCAAGAAGCTCTACATATCACTGAACGCAAGTATCTAAAGAGGGACTGGTGTAAGACTCAGCCCTTAAAGCAAACTATTCATGAGGATGGGTGTAACAGTCGTACCATCATCAACCGCTTTTGCTATGGGCAATGCAACTCCTTCTATATCCCCCGTCACATACGCAGGGAGGAGGGCTCCTTTCAATCCTGCTCCTTCTGCAAACCTAAAAAATTTACCACAATGGTGGTCACCCTGAACTGTCCAGAGCTTCAGCCTCCCACAAAGAAGAAGAGAATCACACGTGTCAAGCAATGTCGCTGCATCTCCATAGACCTGGACTAA